Proteins found in one Microcella daejeonensis genomic segment:
- a CDS encoding response regulator, whose product MSPHPIGVLLVDDQPLFRRGMAMLIDSQPDLRVVGEAGDGAAAVTTAQQTAPDVVLMDIRMPGTDGIAGTAGILRDAAANGRTPPRVIVLTTFDLDDAALRAIRAGASGFLLKDAEPEFLLAAVRAVHGGHAVVAPGAIGDLLAHVDARAEHPAPAGRAADPAALDALSPREREIFAAVAAGLSNAEIAAREFVSEATVKSHVGRILAKLALRDRVQVVLYAHDHGLLPRRAGGGP is encoded by the coding sequence ATGAGCCCGCACCCGATCGGCGTGCTGCTCGTCGACGATCAGCCGCTGTTCCGCCGCGGCATGGCGATGCTCATCGACTCGCAGCCCGACCTGCGGGTCGTCGGCGAGGCCGGCGACGGCGCTGCCGCGGTCACGACGGCGCAGCAGACGGCGCCGGACGTCGTGCTCATGGACATCCGGATGCCGGGCACCGACGGCATCGCGGGCACGGCGGGCATCCTGCGCGACGCCGCCGCGAACGGCCGCACCCCGCCGCGCGTCATCGTGCTCACGACCTTCGACCTCGACGACGCCGCGCTGCGGGCGATCCGCGCCGGGGCGAGCGGGTTCCTGCTGAAGGACGCCGAGCCCGAGTTCCTGCTCGCCGCCGTCCGGGCGGTGCACGGCGGGCACGCGGTGGTCGCGCCGGGGGCGATCGGCGACCTGCTGGCCCACGTGGATGCTCGCGCCGAGCATCCCGCCCCCGCCGGCCGCGCCGCCGACCCCGCCGCGCTCGACGCGCTCAGCCCGCGCGAGCGCGAGATCTTCGCCGCCGTCGCCGCGGGCCTGAGCAACGCCGAGATCGCCGCCCGCGAGTTCGTCAGCGAGGCGACGGTGAAGTCGCACGTCGGCCGCATCCTCGCGAAGCTGGCCCTGCGCGACCGCGTGCAGGTCGTGCTCTACGCGCACGACCACGGGCTGCTGCCTCGGCGGGCGGGCGGCGGGCCCTAG
- the era gene encoding GTPase Era: MSAASRDESPTGPAAGTPEHRAGFVTFVGRPNVGKSTLTNALVGEKVAITSSKPQTTRRAIRGIVHRPHGQLIVVDTPGLHRPRTLLGERLNSVVQTTLGDVDVIGFCVPATEAIGPGDKYINEQLESFPRTRKVAIVTKTDAAGPARVAEQLLAVSRLRDWDEIIPLSAVTGDQVELLLDHLLALMPMSPPLYGDEARTDETEDDRISELIREAALEGVSDELPHSLAVTVDEIDERDDGLLQIFANVWVERDSQKGIIIGHRGARLGEVGARARGEIEKLLGRRVFLKLHVKVAKEWQRDPKQLGRLGF; the protein is encoded by the coding sequence ATGAGCGCAGCATCCCGCGATGAGAGCCCGACCGGCCCCGCCGCCGGCACCCCGGAGCACCGCGCCGGCTTCGTCACCTTCGTCGGCCGCCCCAACGTCGGCAAGTCGACCCTGACCAACGCCCTCGTCGGCGAGAAGGTCGCCATCACCTCCTCGAAGCCGCAGACGACGCGCCGCGCCATCCGCGGCATCGTGCACCGCCCGCACGGTCAGCTCATCGTCGTCGACACACCGGGCTTGCACCGCCCGCGCACCCTGCTCGGCGAGCGCCTCAATTCGGTCGTGCAGACGACCCTCGGCGACGTCGACGTCATCGGCTTCTGCGTGCCCGCGACCGAGGCGATCGGCCCGGGCGACAAGTACATCAACGAGCAGCTCGAGTCGTTCCCGCGCACGCGCAAGGTCGCGATCGTCACGAAGACCGACGCCGCCGGCCCCGCGCGGGTCGCCGAGCAGCTGCTCGCCGTCTCGCGCCTGCGCGACTGGGACGAGATCATCCCGCTCTCCGCCGTCACGGGCGACCAGGTGGAGCTGCTGCTCGACCACCTGCTCGCCCTGATGCCGATGTCGCCGCCCCTCTACGGCGACGAGGCGCGCACCGACGAGACCGAGGACGACCGCATCTCCGAGCTCATCCGCGAGGCCGCGCTGGAGGGCGTGAGCGACGAGCTGCCGCACTCGCTCGCCGTGACGGTCGACGAGATCGACGAGCGCGACGACGGCCTGCTGCAGATCTTCGCCAACGTCTGGGTCGAGCGCGACAGCCAGAAGGGCATCATCATCGGCCACCGCGGCGCCCGCCTCGGCGAGGTCGGCGCGCGGGCCCGCGGCGAGATCGAGAAGCTGCTGGGCCGCCGCGTGTTCCTCAAGCTGCACGTCAAGGTCGCCAAGGAGTGGCAGCGCGACCCGAAGCAGTTGGGGCGGCTCGGCTTCTAG
- a CDS encoding hemolysin family protein, with protein MITAVFFIVAALLVAFGGLMAAIDAALGSVSRTDMVDLASQKKNPRTLLAVANEVGAHVNAVNFLRIVAETIAAVLVTLAFARLIDEWWWALAVSALIMIAVSFILVGSSPRSVGRTHPRPLLRVTGGLIRGVRLAIGPLADALVAIGNRVTPGRPRSATFSSEEQLLSMVDEATDLEVLEKEDRELIHSIFEFNDTIVREVMLPRTDMVTLERDATVSDAMGLFLARGVSRIPVIGDDTDDVLGVVYLRDASRMAFETPEACATTLVESVAKPALFLPESKKADDALRQLQLESNHLALVVDEYGGIAGLVTMEDLIEELVGEISDEYDRETAASEQLSENLFRVSARMPVDELGDLFGIELDDDDVDTVGGLLTKHLGRLPVAGSSTSIDGLQLTAERTEGRRKRVVTVLVEADQTLLDARRAFSEDEQTLVEEQA; from the coding sequence ATGATCACCGCCGTCTTCTTCATCGTCGCCGCCCTGCTCGTCGCCTTCGGCGGTCTCATGGCGGCCATCGACGCGGCCCTCGGCTCGGTCAGCCGCACCGACATGGTCGACCTGGCCTCGCAGAAGAAGAACCCGCGCACCCTCCTCGCCGTCGCGAACGAGGTCGGCGCCCACGTCAACGCGGTCAACTTCCTCCGCATCGTCGCCGAGACGATCGCGGCGGTGCTCGTGACCCTCGCGTTCGCGCGCCTCATCGACGAGTGGTGGTGGGCCCTCGCGGTGAGCGCGCTCATCATGATCGCCGTCTCGTTCATCCTCGTCGGCTCGAGCCCGCGCAGCGTCGGCCGCACCCACCCCCGGCCTCTCCTGCGGGTCACGGGCGGCCTCATCCGCGGCGTGCGCCTCGCGATCGGGCCGCTCGCCGACGCGCTCGTCGCGATCGGCAACCGGGTGACGCCCGGCCGGCCCCGCAGTGCGACCTTCTCGAGCGAGGAGCAGCTGCTGAGCATGGTCGACGAGGCCACCGATCTCGAGGTGCTCGAGAAGGAGGACCGCGAGCTCATCCACTCGATCTTCGAGTTCAACGACACGATCGTGCGCGAGGTGATGCTGCCCCGCACCGACATGGTGACGCTCGAGCGCGACGCGACGGTCTCCGACGCGATGGGTCTGTTCCTCGCGCGCGGCGTCTCGCGCATCCCCGTCATCGGCGACGACACGGACGACGTGCTCGGCGTCGTGTACCTGCGTGACGCCTCCCGCATGGCCTTCGAGACGCCGGAGGCCTGCGCGACGACGCTCGTCGAGAGCGTCGCGAAGCCCGCCCTCTTCCTGCCGGAGTCGAAGAAGGCCGACGACGCGCTGCGGCAGCTGCAGCTGGAGTCGAACCACCTCGCCCTCGTCGTCGACGAGTACGGCGGCATCGCCGGTCTCGTGACGATGGAGGACCTCATCGAGGAGCTCGTCGGCGAGATCAGCGACGAGTACGACCGCGAGACGGCGGCCTCCGAGCAGCTGTCCGAGAACCTCTTCCGCGTCAGCGCGCGCATGCCCGTCGACGAGCTTGGCGACCTGTTCGGCATCGAGCTCGACGACGACGACGTCGACACGGTGGGCGGCCTCCTCACCAAGCACCTCGGCCGGCTCCCCGTGGCCGGATCGAGCACGAGCATCGACGGGCTGCAGCTCACGGCCGAGCGCACGGAGGGCCGTCGCAAGCGCGTCGTGACCGTGCTCGTCGAGGCCGATCAGACGCTGCTGGATGCCCGGCGCGCGTTCTCGGAGGACGAGCAGACGCTCGTGGAGGAGCAGGCATGA